The Nitrospirota bacterium DNA window TAATCCCTTCAGGTGCAGATACGATACTTGAAGGCGACAAATTGATCTTCTTTACCCTCAGAGAGTCGATAAAGCAAATAGAAAATCTTCTCGTATGAGCTGGCATCTAATATTAAACCTTATTGGTTTTGTGCTTGTATTTACATCCATATTTATGCTTATTCCGGTTGCTGTATCATTAATCTACGGGGGAGAAGACATTACCTCCCTCATCGTTTCATTTGTTTTAACCTTTTTATCTGGAGGCCTTCTTTATTTTTCTACGAGAAGTCACAGAAAGGAAGATCTTAGACATAAGGATGGTTTTATTATAGTCACTCTGAGCTGGTTAGCAGTGAGTTTTTTTGGCTCCCTGCCCTTTATCCTTTCGGGCAGTATTCCTTCTTTTACCGATGCCTATTTTGAGGCGATGTCAGGTTTTACAACTACAGGGGCTTCGGTAATTAAAGACATTGAAGCTCTTCCGAAGGGTATTCTTTTCTGGAGGAGTCTTACGCAGTGGATTGGAGGTATGGGGATAATCCTTTTTGCTATTGCAATACTTCCCTTTCTCGGTGCTGGGACGGTACATCTATTCAGGGCAGAGGTGCCTGAGATTACTGTTGACAAACTAAGACCAAGGATTATCAATACTGCCAAGGCACTCTGGTACATCTATGTCACCATCACAGTGGCTGCAACATTATTCTATATGGCAGGTGGCATGAGTATATACGATGCCCTTTGCCATTCCTTTACTACCCTTGCAACCGGAGGCTTTTCAACAAAGAATGCAAGTATTGCTCACTTCCACAGTCCTTTCATTGACGCTGTAGTTACTATCTTCATGTTCCTTTCAGGGGTAAACTACTCCCTTTATTTTTTCGTCTTTAGAGGTAATATCTTAATGCTTTTAAAAAGTAATGAGTTTAAATTCTATATCTCTGTCACACTGTTATCCATTGCTCTTATAACTCTGAGCATCTGGGTCTCTTCCTATGGGTTTTTCCTTGATTCCATAAGATATGCCTCTTTTCAGGCAGTCTCTATAATGACGACTACAGGTTATGTAACTGCTGATTATGAGAGGTGGCCTTTTTTCCCACAGATACTCCTTGTGGTTCTTATGTTTTTTGGCAGTATGATAGGCTCAACAGGAGGTGGGATGAAACAGGTTAGAGTCCTGTTAATGCTTAAACAGGTTTACAGGGAGATATACCAGCTTATACATCCCCATGCCATGACAAAGCTCAAGATTGATAATAAGACCTTGACGAAAGAGCTATTAGGCAACATATGGGGTTTTCTCTTTCTATTTCTGTTTATCTGGGTCGTTTCAACACTTGCATTGACTGCTCTCGGGGTCGATATAATCACCTCAGCGACTACTGCTATCTCTGCGATGTCTAATGTAGGTCCTGCTCTCGGTGAAGCAGGGCCGATGGATAATTACTCTGGCCTTCCTGCTGCCGGCAAATGGATTCTGATATTCTGCATGCTAACTGGAAGACTTGAGGTCTATACGGTTATAATCCTCTTTATACCTCATTTCTGGAAGAAATAGATAAAAGCATATGAAAATAAAATTACTATTTCTCTGTGCATGCATGTTTCTTTTATCATGCAGTGGAGATACACGCCTTGATGGTTATCTTTACCTGAGACTTAACGCTAATCCTACAACATTAGACCCTGCCTTTATTGTAGATGTTACGGGTGGAAATATATCGGCAAAGATATTTAATGGTCTTGTGCGGTTCGATGAAAGATTAAATATTATACCTGACATAGCAGGAAGCTGGTATATATCAAAGGATGGAAGGGTCTATACATTTAAACTTAAAAAAGGTGTAAGGTTTGCAAATGGAAGGGAAGTGGAGGCGGGAGACTTTAAATACTCCTTTGAGCGTATATTAAACCCAGGGACAAGATCTCCCAATACATGGGTGCTGGAGGCGATACTCGGGGCGAAGGAATATATGAATGGAAAAATCGCAGAGGTGTCTGGGATAAAGGTAATAGATAGATACACCCTTAGATTGATAACCAGAGAGCCATTTATGCCTTTTATGGGCCTTCTTGCGATGACTGCTGCTTATGTTGTTCCAAAAGAAGAGATTGAACGACTCGGTGCTGAGTTTTCAAGATACCCTTCAGGGACAGGTCCATTCAAGATAAGTGAATGGCGCCAGAGCCAGTGGCTCAGGCTCGTAGTTAATGATAGTTACTTTGAGGGGAGGGCGAAGATAAAAGGGATTATCTACAGGATTATTCCAGAGGATCTTACCGCCATAGCCGAATTTGAGACAGGAAGACTCGATGCGATTGGTATCCCTGCTTCAGAATTCAGAAGGTATATGTCAGATAACAGGTGGAAGGATAAGATACTCAGTGGCGTCGGTATGAATACATACTACCTCGGTCTAAACTGTTCAAGGAGACCTTTTGATAATCCTGTTGTCAGAAGGGCTGTTGCTTATGCAATTGACAGAAAGAAGATACTCGATACAGTCTATCAGGGCAGGGGACAACTTGCTGAAAGTGTGATCCCGCCGATGCTTTTAAGAATTCGGAGTTCGGAGTTCAGAGTTCGGAGTTATAAATACGATCCTGAGATGGCAAGAAGATTGTTAAAAGAGGCAGGTTATCCAGAGGGGTTAAGGATAAAGATATACATCACTGCAGATCAGGAAGTGCTTGATATTGTTGAGGTCATTCAGCATTA harbors:
- a CDS encoding TrkH family potassium uptake protein, producing the protein MSWHLILNLIGFVLVFTSIFMLIPVAVSLIYGGEDITSLIVSFVLTFLSGGLLYFSTRSHRKEDLRHKDGFIIVTLSWLAVSFFGSLPFILSGSIPSFTDAYFEAMSGFTTTGASVIKDIEALPKGILFWRSLTQWIGGMGIILFAIAILPFLGAGTVHLFRAEVPEITVDKLRPRIINTAKALWYIYVTITVAATLFYMAGGMSIYDALCHSFTTLATGGFSTKNASIAHFHSPFIDAVVTIFMFLSGVNYSLYFFVFRGNILMLLKSNEFKFYISVTLLSIALITLSIWVSSYGFFLDSIRYASFQAVSIMTTTGYVTADYERWPFFPQILLVVLMFFGSMIGSTGGGMKQVRVLLMLKQVYREIYQLIHPHAMTKLKIDNKTLTKELLGNIWGFLFLFLFIWVVSTLALTALGVDIITSATTAISAMSNVGPALGEAGPMDNYSGLPAAGKWILIFCMLTGRLEVYTVIILFIPHFWKK
- a CDS encoding ABC transporter substrate-binding protein — its product is MKIKLLFLCACMFLLSCSGDTRLDGYLYLRLNANPTTLDPAFIVDVTGGNISAKIFNGLVRFDERLNIIPDIAGSWYISKDGRVYTFKLKKGVRFANGREVEAGDFKYSFERILNPGTRSPNTWVLEAILGAKEYMNGKIAEVSGIKVIDRYTLRLITREPFMPFMGLLAMTAAYVVPKEEIERLGAEFSRYPSGTGPFKISEWRQSQWLRLVVNDSYFEGRAKIKGIIYRIIPEDLTAIAEFETGRLDAIGIPASEFRRYMSDNRWKDKILSGVGMNTYYLGLNCSRRPFDNPVVRRAVAYAIDRKKILDTVYQGRGQLAESVIPPMLLRIRSSEFRVRSYKYDPEMARRLLKEAGYPEGLRIKIYITADQEVLDIVEVIQHYLKEAGIYAEIRSLEWSAYKEALNKGEPDAFWLSWWADYPDPENFLFPVFHSSNWGAAGNRTRFKNTEVDKLIEKAQKAVDVKMRYKLYRDAELRIIEQVPWVFFWHRIEYVM